The following proteins come from a genomic window of Nycticebus coucang isolate mNycCou1 chromosome 11, mNycCou1.pri, whole genome shotgun sequence:
- the GNG11 gene encoding guanine nucleotide-binding protein G(I)/G(S)/G(O) subunit gamma-11: MPALHIEDLPEKEKLKMEVEQLRKEVKLQRQQVSKCSEEIKNYIEERSGEDPLVKGIPEDKNPFKEKGSCIIS; encoded by the exons ATGCCCGCCCTGCACATCGAAGATTTGCCCGAGAAGGAGAAACTGAAGATGGAAGTTGAGCAACTTCGCAAAGAAGTGAAGTTGCAGAGACAGCAG GTGTCTAAATGTTCTGAGGAAATAAAGAACTATATTGAAGAACGTTCTGGAGAGGATCCTCTGGTGAAAGGAATCCCAGAAGACAAGAatccatttaaagaaaaaggcaGCTGCATCATTTCATAA